From the genome of Marixanthomonas ophiurae, one region includes:
- a CDS encoding DUF7619 domain-containing protein translates to MAKYLLTTLLLLISFVGVGQCPTEPITLTTQAEVDAFQTDYPNCTQLQNSLIIDGATIDDLSQLTVITEIQGNLRILNTINLQNLNGFQNLSLIYDLEISNNNSLQDLSGLGNLYQNNNYDLIVDNNDALINLNGLEQMINLNHVYIINNDLLTGLEGLSGLIDVGELKLENNISLTEISGLPRSLQIFEIRLLNNPVLSDITGLQYVKTGSVWAGYIDIIGNPILSNCNIYSICATLYIGHVTIENNGAGCENVPEVEAECPTCPTNDVNLSSQSDIDNFSAMYPNCTVLNHDLNIGGVTTTDLTPLSQIEKIFGVISISQAPLLTDVAGLENIEFLNYGSIGINGTGLGQLTSLDGLSGAHTEGTMSIQISDMENLVELPTFGTVKNIQSISIINNTSLENLNGFEVSAIVESVYIKENMSLTDISALENINILHTLYIEDNMNLSNCNILSTCNFINDSGNPTIQNNSSGCNNEIEVIEQCGLDLNTISGTVTFDLNNDTCDLTDPTANSILVDIQNLNNGNITRVSALEDEGFLRYVAQGNYRSTIVSESIPMGFEAITTEIVSNFSGIGEVDTIDFCLTATDVFNDLKVTLLPLNDARPGFDANYKVVYENLGTTIMNGDVTLTFDNVRQTYLASNPTENSIDNNTITWQFEELLPFESRSIYVDFNSLPPPTNQDGDILSFIAEINPVAEEATPENNVYEFDQTVVNSFDPNDKQVLQGEEIYEDEVDGYLDYIVRFQNTGSASAVNITVTDNLSDNLNWNTFRTLSSSHDYRVEILDGNAVSFIFEDIYLPPESSDSEGSNGYIAFQIKPNQTLIIGDEVENTANIYFDFNPPIITNTVSTKVVEPLSVEDFLLERLITLHPNPVSSTLQIQISNNLTFQEATIYSVLGKQLITTSEKQINMEALSSGVYFVNVTTNKGSLIKKIVKQ, encoded by the coding sequence ATGGCAAAATATCTACTCACTACTTTACTTTTATTGATTTCTTTTGTTGGGGTTGGGCAGTGTCCTACAGAGCCCATTACATTAACAACACAAGCTGAAGTTGATGCATTTCAAACTGATTATCCTAATTGTACACAGTTACAAAATAGCTTAATTATTGATGGTGCTACGATTGATGATTTAAGTCAACTTACTGTGATAACAGAAATTCAAGGAAATCTACGCATTTTAAACACAATAAATCTTCAAAATTTAAATGGATTTCAGAATTTATCATTGATATATGATTTAGAAATAAGTAATAATAATTCTTTGCAGGATTTATCAGGACTTGGAAACTTATACCAAAACAATAACTATGATTTAATTGTTGATAATAATGACGCATTAATTAATTTAAATGGATTAGAGCAAATGATTAACCTTAATCATGTTTATATAATTAATAACGATTTACTTACAGGTCTTGAAGGGTTAAGTGGTTTAATTGATGTGGGTGAATTAAAACTAGAAAACAATATTTCTTTGACAGAAATTAGTGGTTTGCCTCGCTCTTTACAAATTTTTGAAATACGATTATTAAATAATCCAGTTTTAAGTGATATTACTGGATTGCAGTATGTCAAGACTGGCTCGGTTTGGGCTGGCTATATAGATATAATTGGAAACCCAATTTTATCAAATTGCAATATTTATAGTATTTGTGCAACCCTCTATATTGGTCACGTTACCATTGAAAATAATGGCGCAGGTTGTGAAAACGTTCCAGAAGTGGAAGCAGAATGTCCAACTTGTCCTACTAATGATGTAAATCTAAGCAGTCAAAGTGATATTGACAACTTTAGTGCTATGTATCCAAACTGTACCGTGCTCAACCATGATTTAAATATTGGCGGAGTAACTACTACAGATTTAACGCCCTTATCGCAAATAGAAAAAATATTTGGAGTAATTTCCATTAGTCAGGCACCACTATTAACAGATGTTGCTGGGCTAGAAAATATTGAATTTTTAAATTATGGCTCAATTGGTATAAATGGAACTGGGTTAGGTCAATTAACTTCTTTAGATGGATTATCTGGCGCTCATACAGAAGGAACTATGAGTATTCAGATTAGTGATATGGAAAATCTTGTAGAATTGCCCACATTTGGAACAGTTAAAAACATCCAAAGCATTTCTATCATAAATAATACCTCTCTTGAAAACTTAAATGGGTTCGAAGTTTCAGCAATTGTTGAAAGTGTTTATATAAAAGAAAATATGTCTTTAACTGATATTAGTGCTTTGGAAAATATAAATATCCTACATACTCTGTACATTGAAGATAATATGAACCTTTCTAATTGTAATATTTTATCGACTTGTAATTTTATTAATGATTCGGGTAATCCTACTATTCAAAATAATAGTAGCGGATGTAATAATGAGATTGAAGTAATAGAACAATGTGGCTTAGACCTAAACACAATTAGTGGAACTGTTACGTTTGATTTAAATAATGACACTTGTGATCTTACAGATCCAACTGCCAATTCAATTTTAGTAGATATTCAAAATTTAAATAATGGTAATATAACAAGAGTCTCAGCTTTAGAAGATGAAGGTTTTTTACGTTATGTCGCACAAGGTAATTATCGATCTACAATAGTCTCTGAGTCAATACCAATGGGTTTTGAAGCGATAACCACCGAAATAGTATCAAACTTTTCAGGTATTGGGGAGGTGGATACGATTGATTTCTGCCTCACAGCAACCGATGTTTTTAACGACTTAAAAGTAACCCTATTACCACTAAATGATGCAAGACCTGGTTTTGATGCTAATTATAAGGTAGTGTATGAAAACTTAGGGACAACAATTATGAATGGCGATGTTACGCTTACTTTTGATAATGTTCGCCAAACGTATTTAGCATCAAATCCAACTGAAAATAGCATAGATAATAATACTATAACTTGGCAGTTTGAAGAATTGCTTCCCTTTGAATCGCGTAGTATTTATGTAGATTTTAATAGCCTGCCACCACCTACTAATCAGGATGGAGATATATTGTCATTTATTGCTGAAATAAATCCTGTTGCAGAAGAAGCTACTCCAGAAAACAATGTCTATGAGTTTGACCAAACAGTCGTGAATTCCTTCGACCCTAACGATAAACAAGTACTTCAAGGTGAAGAAATATATGAAGATGAGGTTGATGGGTATTTAGATTACATCGTTCGTTTTCAAAACACAGGGTCTGCATCAGCAGTTAATATAACCGTAACCGACAACTTAAGCGATAATCTTAATTGGAATACGTTTAGAACGCTTTCCAGTAGCCACGACTATCGTGTAGAGATCTTGGACGGAAATGCGGTGTCTTTTATTTTTGAAGATATTTACTTACCACCAGAGTCAAGCGACTCGGAAGGAAGTAATGGGTATATTGCTTTTCAAATAAAACCAAACCAGACGCTTATAATAGGAGACGAAGTAGAAAATACGGCTAATATTTATTTTGATTTTAATCCGCCTATTATAACTAATACCGTATCGACTAAAGTTGTTGAACCTCTTTCGGTTGAAGACTTTTTATTAGAAAGGCTCATTACATTGCATCCTAACCCAGTCTCATCAACCCTACAGATACAAATTTCAAACAATCTAACGTTTCAAGAAGCGACGATATATTCCGTTTTAGGAAAACAGTTGATCACGACTTCAGAAAAACAAATAAATATGGAGGCGCTTTCTTCAGGAGTTTATTTTGTGAACGTCACCACGAACAAAGGAAGTTTGATTAAAAAAATTGTTAAACAATAA
- the obgE gene encoding GTPase ObgE, which produces MTEGNFVDYVKIHLTSGKGGKGSTHLRREKYIPKGGPDGGDGGRGGHIILQANKNMWTLYHLKFKRHYKAGHGGSGGKQTSTGADGDDIIIEVPLGTVVKNTDTDETLFEMTEHGEERIIAKGGKGGKGNAHFKSSTRQTPRFAQPGLDGEEVNITVELKVLADVGLVGFPNAGKSTLLSVVTAAKPKIANYEFTTLKPNLGIVTYRDHQTFVMADIPGIIEGAAEGKGLGHYFLRHIERNSTLLFLIPADADDIKKQYDILLDELKRYNPELLDKERLIAISKSDMLDEELKGELKAQLDKEFKDLPYLFISSVAQQGLTELKDQLWKMLNKDVEDK; this is translated from the coding sequence ATGACTGAAGGCAATTTTGTTGACTATGTAAAGATTCACTTAACTTCTGGTAAAGGAGGAAAGGGCAGTACGCATTTACGCAGAGAAAAGTACATCCCAAAAGGAGGCCCTGATGGCGGCGATGGTGGTCGAGGTGGTCATATAATTTTACAGGCCAATAAAAATATGTGGACGCTGTATCATTTAAAGTTTAAGCGTCACTATAAAGCTGGTCACGGTGGATCTGGAGGAAAACAAACGAGTACAGGTGCCGATGGAGATGATATAATCATTGAAGTGCCATTAGGGACGGTCGTTAAAAATACCGATACAGACGAAACCTTGTTCGAGATGACTGAACATGGGGAAGAACGCATTATCGCAAAAGGTGGAAAAGGTGGGAAAGGGAATGCACATTTTAAGTCTTCTACGAGACAAACCCCTCGTTTTGCACAACCCGGTCTGGACGGTGAAGAAGTAAACATAACAGTAGAGCTTAAAGTATTGGCAGATGTTGGTTTGGTAGGCTTCCCAAATGCAGGTAAATCAACCTTGCTTTCTGTGGTAACTGCTGCTAAACCCAAAATTGCTAATTATGAATTTACAACCTTAAAACCCAATTTAGGGATTGTAACGTATCGTGACCATCAAACTTTTGTAATGGCCGATATACCTGGGATTATTGAAGGAGCAGCTGAAGGAAAAGGCTTAGGGCACTACTTTTTACGCCACATAGAACGGAATTCAACCTTATTGTTTTTAATCCCTGCCGATGCAGACGATATTAAAAAACAGTATGATATTCTGTTAGATGAATTAAAACGTTACAATCCCGAGTTGTTAGATAAAGAACGCCTTATCGCCATATCAAAAAGCGATATGCTGGATGAAGAATTAAAAGGCGAACTAAAAGCACAATTGGATAAAGAGTTTAAGGATTTACCATATTTGTTTATTTCTTCTGTAGCACAACAAGGGTTGACTGAATTAAAAGATCAGCTTTGGAAAATGCTTAATAAAGATGTTGAAGACAAATAA
- a CDS encoding adenylate kinase: MTNIVLFGPPGAGKGTQADVLKEKYNLVHISTGDVFRYNIKNNTELGDLAKSYMDKGHLVPDEVTINMLKAEVEKNEDAKGFIFDGFPRTEAQAEALSNLMDEKNSQINAMVALEVDDEVLITRLLERGKVSGRADDANEDVIRERIAEYYRKTDILKNYYQKQDKYYGVDGVGSIEEITERLSEVIDKL, encoded by the coding sequence ATGACAAACATCGTATTATTTGGCCCTCCGGGAGCAGGAAAAGGAACACAAGCCGACGTTTTAAAAGAGAAATATAATCTGGTACACATTTCAACTGGAGATGTTTTTCGATATAACATAAAAAATAACACCGAATTAGGTGATTTGGCCAAAAGCTATATGGACAAAGGGCATTTAGTGCCAGATGAGGTAACCATTAATATGCTAAAAGCTGAAGTTGAAAAAAACGAAGATGCTAAAGGGTTTATTTTTGATGGTTTTCCACGTACCGAAGCACAAGCAGAAGCACTATCGAACTTGATGGATGAAAAAAATTCTCAGATAAATGCTATGGTTGCGTTGGAAGTAGATGATGAGGTGTTGATAACACGCTTGTTAGAACGCGGAAAAGTTAGCGGTAGAGCCGATGATGCCAACGAAGATGTAATTAGAGAGCGCATTGCAGAATACTACCGTAAGACGGATATTTTAAAAAATTACTATCAAAAACAAGACAAATACTACGGCGTCGATGGCGTGGGTAGTATTGAAGAAATTACGGAGCGTTTGAGTGAAGTAATTGACAAACTTTAA
- a CDS encoding RDD family protein → MKNEFTDVMSQRTDKELIQIVTADRVKYQPAALEAASAEIENRNIDTSTFEMLREQAAILHKENEKLDKATAPTILRFVNYIIDVVVSYFFAMVVFLICSLVLPDPENPIVVLATIALVFGSFLAYYIIMEIKWQKTVGKFATKTKVVMMNGEKPREKDFVLRTLCRLIPFDQFSYLFMKNGFHDVLSKTKVVKETKD, encoded by the coding sequence ATGAAAAACGAATTTACGGATGTAATGTCCCAACGGACAGATAAAGAATTAATACAAATTGTAACTGCTGATAGGGTAAAATATCAGCCGGCTGCTTTGGAGGCCGCCAGCGCTGAAATTGAAAATCGAAATATAGACACAAGTACTTTTGAAATGCTGCGAGAACAAGCAGCAATACTACATAAGGAGAATGAGAAATTGGATAAAGCGACAGCACCCACCATCCTTCGTTTTGTCAATTATATAATTGATGTAGTGGTTTCTTACTTTTTTGCGATGGTAGTTTTCCTTATTTGTAGTTTAGTATTACCTGATCCGGAAAATCCAATTGTAGTGCTTGCCACTATAGCTTTAGTATTCGGTTCTTTTTTAGCATACTATATTATTATGGAAATTAAATGGCAGAAAACAGTTGGTAAATTTGCAACAAAAACTAAAGTGGTAATGATGAATGGCGAAAAACCAAGAGAGAAAGATTTTGTGTTACGAACCTTATGCCGTCTAATTCCCTTTGATCAATTTTCGTATCTTTTTATGAAGAATGGATTTCACGATGTATTGTCAAAAACGAAAGTGGTTAAAGAGACTAAGGATTAA
- the purK gene encoding 5-(carboxyamino)imidazole ribonucleotide synthase, producing the protein MNYFSSSFTLGILGGGQLGKMLLYETRKYDIKTNVLDPSAEAPCRIACDHFEQGDLMDYDTVYAFGKKADVLTFEIEGVNVEALEKLEQEGVTVYPSSRTLRKIQDKGVQKQFYKEHKIPTSPFKRYKDKYELNEAIVRKELHYPFVWKSCTGGYDGKGVSIIRDAEDIIPLPEGSCIAEKLIPFKNELAVIVSRNPSGDVRTYPVVEMEFHPEANQVEYVICPARIEPKVAEKARAVAKQVSETFEHVGLLAVELFQTEDDEILVNEVAPRPHNSGHYSIEASYTNQFEQHLRAILDLPLGKTDSKVGGIMVNLVGDEDHTGDVKYENIEKIMAMDGVTPHIYGKKQTRPFRKMGHVTIVDEDINQARKVAEEVKKTIRVVSE; encoded by the coding sequence ATGAACTACTTCTCGTCCTCTTTCACCCTCGGAATACTCGGTGGCGGCCAACTGGGCAAAATGCTGCTGTACGAAACACGTAAATACGATATAAAAACCAATGTGTTAGACCCTAGCGCCGAAGCTCCTTGCCGCATTGCCTGCGACCATTTTGAGCAAGGTGACCTGATGGATTATGATACCGTATATGCCTTCGGAAAAAAAGCAGATGTGCTTACTTTTGAAATTGAAGGCGTGAATGTTGAAGCATTGGAAAAACTGGAACAGGAAGGTGTTACAGTATATCCTTCTTCAAGAACACTTCGAAAAATTCAGGATAAAGGCGTACAGAAACAGTTTTATAAAGAACATAAAATACCCACCTCGCCTTTTAAACGTTATAAAGATAAATACGAGTTGAACGAAGCAATTGTTCGCAAAGAATTGCACTATCCCTTTGTTTGGAAAAGCTGCACTGGTGGTTACGACGGCAAAGGCGTAAGCATTATCCGTGATGCGGAAGATATAATCCCATTACCCGAAGGATCTTGCATTGCTGAAAAATTGATTCCTTTTAAAAATGAATTGGCAGTAATTGTTTCTCGCAACCCAAGTGGTGATGTTCGCACGTATCCGGTGGTAGAAATGGAATTTCATCCGGAAGCCAATCAAGTGGAATACGTTATCTGCCCTGCCCGAATAGAACCTAAAGTCGCCGAAAAAGCAAGAGCCGTTGCCAAACAAGTTTCTGAAACGTTTGAACACGTAGGTTTGTTAGCTGTTGAACTTTTCCAGACAGAAGACGATGAAATTTTGGTTAACGAAGTAGCGCCACGCCCTCATAATAGTGGCCATTACAGTATTGAAGCTAGCTACACCAACCAATTTGAACAGCATTTGCGTGCTATTTTAGACTTACCCTTAGGGAAAACCGATAGTAAAGTAGGAGGAATTATGGTTAATTTAGTAGGCGATGAAGACCATACCGGCGATGTAAAGTATGAAAACATTGAAAAGATTATGGCGATGGATGGCGTTACACCCCATATTTATGGGAAGAAACAAACGCGCCCATTTCGGAAAATGGGGCACGTAACGATTGTAGATGAAGACATTAACCAAGCTCGTAAAGTCGCTGAAGAAGTTAAGAAAACTATACGGGTGGTTAGTGAGTAG
- the purE gene encoding 5-(carboxyamino)imidazole ribonucleotide mutase yields MSKVGIIMGSTSDMPVMQEAIDMLKGFDIEVEVDIVSAHRTPDKLFDYGKNAHTRGINVIIAGAGGAAHLPGMIASLSPLPVIGVPVKSSNSIDGWDSVLSILQMPGGVPVATVALNGAKNAGILAAQIIGSSDKCVLDKVVAYKEGLKMKVEEGAKQIKNSKPKK; encoded by the coding sequence ATGAGCAAAGTAGGAATTATTATGGGCAGTACTAGTGACATGCCGGTTATGCAAGAAGCCATAGACATGCTAAAAGGCTTTGATATTGAAGTGGAAGTCGATATCGTTTCAGCACATCGAACACCTGATAAATTATTCGATTATGGAAAAAACGCCCACACTCGCGGCATCAATGTTATCATTGCTGGTGCTGGTGGTGCTGCACACTTACCAGGGATGATCGCCTCTTTATCGCCACTTCCCGTTATTGGCGTTCCTGTAAAGTCGAGTAATTCCATAGATGGCTGGGATTCCGTACTTTCTATTTTACAAATGCCAGGCGGCGTACCCGTTGCCACGGTTGCTTTAAACGGAGCCAAAAACGCCGGGATTTTAGCAGCTCAGATTATTGGCAGCTCAGATAAATGTGTACTTGACAAAGTAGTAGCCTATAAAGAAGGCCTTAAGATGAAAGTTGAAGAAGGCGCTAAACAAATTAAAAACTCAAAACCGAAAAAGTAA
- a CDS encoding M3 family metallopeptidase, with protein sequence MNNPLLQPFITAPFSKIENEHFLPAIKQLIADTKDEINTITENTSEPTFENSVEALERTGEQLNRVTGIFFNLNSAETNEEIQEIAQEVSPLLSNFKNDLLLNEALFNRVKTVYDRRNSMTLTAEESMLLEKQYKGFARNGANLSEEKKEKLRKIDQDLSKLSLTFGEHVLAETNKYELHITEEEKLSGLPEGAKEEAADTAKEKGKEGWMFTLAYPSYIPFMTYADNRELRKELSLAFGSKSFNNDELDNQEIVLQIANLRYQRAKLLGYDSHAHFVLEERMAETPEKVTSFLDELLQKAKPAAQKEFAELEAFAKELDGIDQLQKWDGAYYAEKLKQKRFNLDDEKLKPYFELKNVINGVFTVAKKLYGLSFEEVNNIDKYHPEVKTYRVTDADEALVAIFYADFHPRAGKRNGAWMTIYKQQEIKDGKNERPHISIVCNFTKPTASKPSLLTFNEVTTLFHEFGHALHGMLANTTYASLSGANVYWDFVELPSQILENWCYEKETLELFATHYKTGEVIPMEYVRKIKESAAFHEGMKTLRQLSFGMLDMAWHGGNPSNIKDVKAHEKEAFGETTLYPDVASNCMSTSFSHIFQGGYSAGYYSYKWAEVLDADAFAYFKEEGIFNKTVADKFKNFVLSQGGTEDPMELYIKFRGKKPNPDALLKRAGLI encoded by the coding sequence ATGAACAACCCACTACTACAACCTTTTATTACTGCTCCTTTTTCAAAAATAGAAAACGAGCATTTTCTACCTGCAATTAAACAATTAATTGCAGACACCAAGGACGAAATAAATACCATTACAGAAAACACTTCAGAACCTACGTTTGAAAATTCAGTGGAAGCATTAGAGCGTACTGGCGAGCAATTAAACCGAGTGACAGGCATATTCTTTAACCTCAACAGTGCCGAAACCAACGAAGAAATTCAAGAAATAGCACAAGAGGTTTCACCTTTGTTATCAAATTTTAAAAACGATCTGCTGCTTAACGAAGCTTTATTCAACCGTGTCAAAACGGTTTACGACCGTAGAAACTCCATGACGCTTACTGCTGAAGAAAGCATGTTACTGGAAAAACAATACAAAGGCTTTGCCCGTAATGGCGCTAATCTTTCAGAAGAGAAAAAAGAAAAACTCCGTAAAATAGACCAGGATTTATCTAAGCTAAGCTTAACTTTTGGCGAACACGTATTGGCCGAAACCAATAAATACGAATTACATATTACCGAAGAAGAGAAACTCTCAGGTTTACCTGAAGGCGCCAAAGAAGAAGCTGCCGACACAGCAAAAGAGAAAGGCAAAGAGGGCTGGATGTTTACACTGGCCTACCCGAGTTATATTCCATTTATGACGTATGCTGATAATCGCGAACTTCGGAAAGAATTGTCCCTTGCCTTTGGGAGTAAATCTTTTAATAACGATGAATTGGACAATCAAGAGATTGTTCTTCAAATTGCCAATCTTCGGTATCAACGAGCGAAATTGTTAGGTTATGATAGCCACGCGCATTTTGTATTAGAAGAACGCATGGCCGAAACACCCGAAAAGGTTACTTCTTTTTTAGATGAATTATTACAGAAAGCAAAACCAGCAGCCCAAAAAGAGTTTGCTGAACTGGAAGCTTTCGCAAAAGAATTGGATGGCATTGACCAATTACAGAAATGGGACGGAGCGTATTATGCAGAGAAATTAAAACAGAAACGATTTAACCTAGACGATGAAAAGCTAAAGCCTTATTTTGAATTAAAGAACGTAATAAACGGAGTATTTACCGTTGCTAAAAAACTATACGGACTTTCTTTTGAAGAGGTAAACAATATTGACAAATACCACCCAGAAGTAAAAACATACCGCGTTACCGATGCTGATGAAGCGTTGGTTGCCATCTTTTATGCAGACTTTCACCCACGTGCCGGAAAACGTAATGGTGCTTGGATGACTATTTACAAACAACAAGAGATAAAAGACGGTAAAAACGAACGCCCACATATTTCGATTGTATGCAATTTCACCAAACCTACTGCAAGTAAGCCTTCTTTGTTGACTTTTAATGAAGTTACTACGCTGTTTCACGAGTTTGGACATGCGTTGCACGGCATGTTGGCCAACACTACCTACGCAAGTTTATCAGGTGCCAACGTGTATTGGGATTTTGTTGAATTGCCGAGTCAAATATTGGAGAACTGGTGTTATGAAAAAGAAACATTAGAGTTATTTGCTACGCATTATAAAACGGGTGAAGTAATCCCGATGGAATATGTGAGAAAGATAAAAGAATCGGCTGCTTTTCACGAAGGGATGAAAACACTACGTCAACTGAGTTTTGGCATGCTTGATATGGCATGGCACGGCGGCAACCCAAGCAATATAAAAGATGTAAAAGCACATGAAAAAGAAGCTTTTGGCGAAACAACGTTATACCCCGATGTAGCTTCTAACTGTATGAGTACTTCGTTCTCTCATATATTTCAAGGAGGATATTCAGCAGGATATTACAGTTACAAATGGGCCGAAGTATTGGACGCCGATGCCTTTGCTTATTTTAAAGAAGAAGGTATTTTCAATAAAACGGTCGCCGATAAGTTTAAAAACTTTGTGTTATCACAAGGTGGCACCGAAGATCCAATGGAACTGTATATAAAATTCCGTGGTAAAAAACCAAATCCGGATGCGTTGTTAAAACGAGCTGGATTAATTTAA
- a CDS encoding sigma-70 family RNA polymerase sigma factor has translation MPTHTLHPETWVDRYSDYLYNYTIVRVNDHIVAQDLISETFLAGLKSKKNFKGNASERTWLIAILKRKIIDHYRKKNSKKGQAEVHISYTDDDMEGDWLEERVQDPYDKTAEDELENNELGLAILECLDTLDERHATIFKMKTIDNFDTEAICNEYNITPSNLWVIIHRARKAMANCLEKNWL, from the coding sequence ATGCCCACGCACACCCTGCACCCCGAAACTTGGGTAGATCGATATTCAGATTATCTTTATAATTACACCATTGTACGTGTAAATGACCATATTGTGGCGCAAGACCTTATTTCTGAAACTTTTTTGGCAGGATTAAAATCTAAAAAAAACTTTAAAGGTAACGCCAGTGAGCGTACTTGGCTCATCGCTATTTTAAAGCGGAAAATAATTGACCATTACCGTAAAAAGAATTCAAAAAAAGGCCAAGCCGAAGTACATATTAGCTACACAGATGATGATATGGAAGGTGACTGGCTAGAAGAACGTGTACAAGATCCATACGATAAAACTGCAGAAGACGAATTAGAAAATAATGAGTTAGGACTTGCTATTTTAGAATGCTTGGATACCTTAGATGAACGTCATGCTACTATCTTTAAAATGAAAACAATCGATAACTTTGATACCGAAGCAATTTGTAATGAATATAATATTACTCCGTCTAACCTTTGGGTGATTATTCATCGCGCCCGAAAAGCGATGGCTAACTGTCTTGAAAAAAACTGGTTATAA
- a CDS encoding UbiA prenyltransferase family protein, producing MTALKHIFEFYINSSIHVALAVISLVAITVFEFNLELSTIFWLFVFFGTITGYNFVKYAPIAALHHRSLAKSLKTIQVFSFICFGILGYVAMQLQFKTLLITGFFGALTVLYAIPVLQNKSLRKVKGLKIFVVAAVWAGVTVLVPLVHAGHSLNADVWITFIQRFFLVIVLTLPFEIRDLPYDDSVLGTLPQTLGVTGTNTLVAVLAGISFIIEGFKNDLFIAYAISLLFICLLASFVVFFVKKEQPKYYASFWVEGLPILWLAVFFLLGHFLP from the coding sequence ATGACAGCCTTAAAACATATTTTTGAATTCTACATAAATAGCAGTATTCATGTTGCTTTGGCTGTAATTTCTTTAGTAGCAATTACTGTTTTTGAGTTTAATCTAGAGCTTTCAACTATATTTTGGTTATTTGTGTTTTTTGGAACCATTACGGGGTATAATTTTGTGAAATATGCTCCAATTGCTGCTTTGCACCATAGAAGCCTTGCAAAATCATTGAAAACTATTCAAGTATTTTCGTTTATCTGTTTTGGGATTTTAGGGTATGTTGCTATGCAACTTCAGTTTAAAACATTGTTGATAACAGGCTTTTTTGGAGCCTTAACAGTTTTGTATGCCATTCCAGTTTTACAAAATAAGAGCTTGCGGAAGGTTAAAGGACTTAAAATTTTTGTGGTAGCAGCAGTTTGGGCTGGAGTGACGGTACTAGTGCCGTTGGTACATGCTGGGCATTCTTTGAATGCTGATGTTTGGATTACCTTTATACAGCGGTTTTTCTTGGTTATTGTACTTACGCTTCCTTTTGAAATAAGAGATTTGCCTTATGACGATTCTGTATTGGGTACTTTACCACAAACCTTGGGGGTAACTGGAACAAATACATTGGTTGCTGTTTTAGCAGGTATCAGTTTTATAATTGAAGGTTTTAAAAATGATTTGTTTATAGCTTATGCTATAAGTTTATTATTTATATGCTTACTAGCGTCTTTTGTCGTGTTTTTTGTCAAAAAGGAACAACCTAAGTATTATGCTTCTTTTTGGGTAGAGGGATTGCCTATTTTATGGTTGGCTGTTTTCTTTTTACTAGGACATTTTCTGCCTTAG